Proteins from a single region of Echeneis naucrates chromosome 14, fEcheNa1.1, whole genome shotgun sequence:
- the LOC115054338 gene encoding beta-crystallin A1-like, with the protein MAQTNPMPMGPWKITVYDQEYFQGRRMEFTASCQNIMECGMENIRSLKVECGAWVGYEHSSFCGQQFVLEKGDYPRFEAYSGSNSYRIERMISFRPICCANHKESRMTIFELENMNGRQFELCDDYPSLQAMGWVNKEVGSMHIQSGAFVCYQYPGYRGHQYIMECDCRGGEYKCYREFGSHSQTPQIQSIRRIQH; encoded by the exons atggcTCAGACAAACCCCATGCCCATGGGCCCTTGGAAG ATCACTGTGTACGATCAGGAGTACTTCCAGGGCAGGCGTATGGAGTTCACTGCCTCCTGCCAGAACATCATGGAGTGTGGCATGGAGAACATCCGCTCCCTGAAGGTTGAGTGTGGCGC CTGGGTTGGATATGAGCACTCTAGCTTCTGCGGCCAGCAGTTTGTCCTGGAGAAGGGAGACTACCCTCGCTTTGAGGCCTACAGCGGCAGCAACTCCTACCGCATCGAGAGGATGATCTCCTTCAGGCCAATCTGCTGTGCT AATCACAAGGAGTCCCGCATGACCATCTTTGAGCTGGAGAACATGAACGGCCGTCAGTTTGAGTTGTGTGATGACTATCCCTCGCTGCAAGCCATGGGCTGGGTGAACAAGGAAGTTGGATCCATGCACATCCAGAGTGGAGC cttcGTGTGTTACCAGTACCCTGGCTACCGTGGCCATCAGTACATCATGGAGTGTGACTGTCGTGGAGGAGAGTACAAGTGTTACCGTGAGTTTGGATCCCACTCCCAGACTCCCCAGATTCAGTCCATCAGGAGGATCCAGCACTGA